The genome window CTTTCATAAAAAAATACCCACTTAGCTGCTAAGTGGGTACCGAAATCAGTTGATGATGATTATTCTTCGTTAGCCACCTAGCTTCTACGTGGCTAACCGTAAGTCAAAATGCTCTAGCCATCATAGATCAATCCAAACCTGGAATCAGTTTGGACTCATCTTGATGAATCCAAACTCTATCTAAAATAGCTAAAGTAAAAACGATTATTCAGTTGTAAGTTAATTTCTAAATTCTTAATCATTAAGAATCCCCTCCAACTTGATGCTTAAAATTATATTCGATCTAATTGATTTAGTCAAGAATAAAAATACATTTATTTTGGTGCCTTAATGCTAGTAGGATTAATTCCCAGTGCTTGCGCCATTTCTTTATTCACGTACAATTTCAAAGTCTTAGGCGCCTCAACCGGAATATCTGCCGGTTTTGCCTTGCCATCTAAGATTTTTGCTGCCATTCTGCCCGTCTGAACACCGATCTCTTCAAAATCAATCCCAAGTGTTGCGAGACCTCCCGTTTTCACTTGATCAACTGCTCCTGCTACTACGGGAATTTTCTTTTCCTTGGCCACTTTTCCGATAATCTCAGCAGCAGATGCAAAAGTATTATCTGTCGGAATATAAATACCATCAGTGGAGCTGGCTAAAGTTTCAGTAGCTTGTTGCACGTCATTGGTACTATTAGCGGTCTTGACCACGGCTTCTACCCCCGCCTTTTTCAAAACCTTTAGCGCTCGATCAGCCTGAATTTTAGAATTGGACTCGCCTGCATTATACATGATTCCGATCTTTTTAGCTTTCGGAACAATTGATAAAAGCAACTCGACTTGTTTTTCGATTGGTCCCATATCGTGCGTTCCGGTGATATTGCCGCCTGGCTTCTCGTTCGATTTAACCAATTTAGCGGCTTTTAAATCAGTAACTGCTGTTACGACTGTTGGAATTGTCGTTGTTGCATTAGCTAAACTTTGTGCTGCGGGAGTTGCAATTCCAAGCAGCAAATCTGGCCGATCTTTAACTAATTTATCACTCATACTTTTTAAATTATCTTGACTATTCTGAGCGTTCTGATAATCAAATTTGACGTTCTTACCTTCGACGTAGCCGCCCTCTTTCAAGCCTTTTTTGAAACCAGTGTACGATTTATCAAGCGATGGGTGCTGAACTAACTGTAAGACGCCAACATGCTTAACCTTCGAGGTGCTTTCCTTACTATTTGCGCTGCAACCTCCAAGTGCCAATAAACTAACCAAACTAAGACCAATCAATAATTTCTTTCTCATTTTTCCTTCTCCTTCAAAAAAATACCCACCTAGTTACTAAGTGGGTATCGAATTTGGTCGAAATTGAGATCTGTCCGTTAGCCACTTAGCTTCTACGTGGCTAACCGTATGTCAAAATGCTCTAGCCATCATAGATAAATACAAACTTGCATTTGTTTGCATTCACCTAGATGAACACAAACTTTATCTAAAAAAGCTAAAGCTAAAACGATTATTCAGTTGTAAGTTTTGTTTTAAATTCTTCATCAAGAATTTCCTCCAACCTGATTGTTTTGAATTATATGCGTTCAAATTGTAAACGTCAAGTTTTTTATTTCGGCGCTTTAATGCTCGCCGGATCGATGCCAAGTGCCTTCGCCATGTCCTTGAATTAAACTACTTCAAATGATTCTTTAAAATAAAATTCAAATCTTTTGAATTGAGTTTATCCCCCCTACACATTAAATTAAAGTCTTTTAACTCCTCATTTGAAATAAATTTTCTTGAATCTAGTTTAACAAAACTAGATTTTGGAAATGGAGGGTAATTATTTTTAAGAAAATAATTACTTTTATATATCAATTTATTTTCTTTTCCTTTACTAGAAGAAACATTTAATACATAAACACCTTTTTCCAAAACTTCAACTATTAGGTACGGTCGTATATACGCAGGCATGCTGCCATCAGCAAAGCAAGTTTTTCCCCAATAGGCTTGTCCAACAGATACCATTACATAATCACCAAATTGCCGTCATCAAGCGAAACAATATATGATTCCTCATCTGCTTCATTCATCGAAAAAAAGTCTAACTGTGGCATAATTTTATCAACGTCTATTTCATTAGGATCATAAAAGAAGGTTACGCCGTTAACAAGTTCTGTAACCTGATTATCTTGCTGATTTTCTTGACGAATTTTTAATACTTGTCGTATTTTATCAACTTCCAAATCAAAATCTTCAGTTGTTATCTCAGATAATTTTTTGTTAAAATATCCATTTTCGTTCGTTGATGCCTGGTAACGTTTTTGCCAAAAATTAAACTCGTGATTCAATTTAGAAAGTTCTCTGGCGTTTAAATTACCGAATATATCGATAGTTTTATTTAAAATCTCGTACTCTTGTTGAGAAAAATCAGGATCAAAACGCATTGCATCTTGTTTAAAAGAATTATAGTCATTCTTGTACTTTTGACGAACTTCTTCAATTACCGTACCATTTTCGAAAGCGCACATCTTTTCTGAGAATAGCAGTTTTTCATTTTCCGCATAATTAATAAAATTTGCAAAAAATAGAAGCTTCTGTAATTTCATATTTCCATCAAAAGTATTTGGTTCAGAATCTAATCCCTTTTTCAAGAAGAATTTTGCGTACTCGGTTACATCTCTCATCTGAAACACCTCCTTTTTTATTAAATTATATCAATTAAAATTAGATTTTTGTACTGTTCAGAGATAACGGCTCATTTATAGACACTGTCGAAATTTTATTTCGGCGCTTTAATGCTCGCCGGATCGATGCCAAGTGCCTTCGCCATGTCCTTATTGACGTAAAGATTTAAGCTCTTAGGATCTTCAACTGGCATCGTCGCAGGTTTAGCTTTCCCGTCCAGAATTTTAGCCGCCATTTTACCAGTTTGGACTCCGAGTTCTTCAAAATCAATTCCAATCGTTGCCAATCCACCAAGTTTAACATGATCAATCGACGCAGCGACTAAAGGGATTTTCTTCTCTTTTACAATTTTGCCGCTCAACTCTGCTGCTGACGAAAAAGTGTTGTCCGTTGGAACATAAATCCCGTCAGTCGAACTAGCCAGCGTCTCGGTTACTTGTTGAACATCGTTAGTGCTGTTTGCCGTTTTGATCACTGGCGTAACGCCCGCTTTCTTTAAGGCCTTCACCGCCATATCAGCTTGAATCTTTGAGTTAGATTCCCCTGCGTTATACATAATTCCAATTTTCTTCGCCTTCGGAACGATCGAAAGCAAAAGCGCAATTTGCTTATCGACAGGACTCATGTCGTGCGCGCCGGTAATATTGCCGCCTGGCTTCTCGTTGGTCTTCACAAGTTTTGCAGCTTGTAAATCGGTCACCGCAGTTACCACCGTCGGAATTTCTGTTGTTGCGCTAGCTAAACTTTGCGAGGCGGGAGTCGAAATCCCCAAAAGCAAGTCTGGCTTATCCTTAACCAATTTCTCGCTCATACTTTTGAGATTATCCTGATTGTTCTGGGCATTTTGATAATCAAATTTGACGTTCTTGCCCTCAACGTAGCCGCTCTCCTTCAACCCTTTTTTAAAGCCTTCATACGATTTATCAAGCGACGGATGCTGTGTTAACTGCAATACGCCAATATGTTTTACTTTAGTACTCTCTGAACTGCTTTTGTTACTGCAGCCTCCCATTAATAACGCTCCTGCAATACTTAGGCCGATCATTAGATTCTTTGCTTTCATCTTTTTCTCCTCCGTTGTAATAAAAAAATACCCACCTAGTGACTAAGTGGGTTACGAAATGTCGAAAAATTGATTATATTCCGGTTAGCCACTTAGCTTCTACGTGGCTAACCGTAAGCAAAAACACCATAGCCATCATAGACGAATCCAAACTTTTGGTTTGAACTCATCTTGATGAATCCAAACCTTATCTATAATAGCTATAGTAGTAACGGTTATTCAGTTGTAAGCAATTATTTGTATTCTTAATCATTTAAGAACTACCTCCAACTTGGTTGTCTTGAATTATAACGAATAAAAATCTCGACGTCAAGGATTTTCAATCTACTTCATCATCCGAACTAGTTCCCGACTTTTTCGAATCGAAGCGTAAGCCTTACTCCCGTCAACGAAAATCAACTCTCTACTGCCACTATCAAAACTTTCCAGCAAATCCAAATTAACTAAAAAGCTTTTATCACAGCGAAATAGCTGGGGATACTTCTTAGCAAGATCGTTCAAATTGCCAAGGAACTCTGATTCTTTAGTCCTGCTCCTAAGCTTAACTCGACCAGGCGCACTTTTTTCAGTCTTCAAATAAATTAAATCAGCAAGTGGCAAAGAAAAATAACGGGAACCAATTCGGTAAGTGAAGAGATTCTCTTTCTTGTATTTGCCTGAAGCCTGAATCTGCTGGACCTTGATCAGATCGTCGCTAATATTTTGCTTGAGCTGCTCAAGTCCCCGCTCTTTTAAAATGTAATCAAGGGGCGCAACTTTTCGCTCTAACGTCAGAAATGAAAGTTCCTCGTGCGTGGTGATAAATACAATCTGTGCCCCTGGCAGCTCCCGCCTAATATCAACCGCTACTTGGAGTCCAGCTTCTTTCACGCCGTCAATTTCCATATCTAGGAAAAACAAGCCCTGATATTGATCATTAATTGACGCCAAAAGTTGATCTGTCGAAGCAGCTTCTACAACCAACTTCATCGCAAAATCATTGATCAAGATAGTATTTCTAATTGTCTGGGCATAAACTGCCCTTTGTTTTTCGTCATCTTCAAGTAAGTAAATGGGAAACATTTTCTCTCCTTTATTTAGAAACATAACTCGATAAAGGCCCCGTTCTAATCGATAGAAAGCCAAGGATACGCTAGCAATAAATCTTTATAATTGATCCTGTCCTGTTTTTTGTAGATAACGGTAAACTTATCCGTATTATCAGCGTTTGCTGCTACTCGAGCCAAATTGCGATGTGATTGGATGTAGCGTCTTTCAATTAATGGGCATCGATCCCATGACCTCCCATTTTGACGCGCTCATTAACTCAGTCGATCGCTTTAAGCGATCTGTCACCTCAAAATCATTTTTTCGTGCTTCTTCGATCAAGTTGAGATGAGCTTTAACTGCGCCAGCTAAAGTAGTTTCAAAATGGATACTAGTTTTATTCGCCAAAGCTTGATGCAGTCTTCTGCCTTCTTCACGCATTGCTCTGATGTAATCTACCGGATTACGCCAATCTCCACCTAACTCCTGCAGGATTTCATCGGCATTAATTCTTTTAGTTCCGGCAAATAATTCTGGTAGAATTCCATATAAAGTACTTTTCCCAGCTCCATTAACTCCCGCAACTATAATATACTGTTTTTTCATTAATTAAATCACAAATCTTTCGCGTTTGAGCCACTCTTTTTGCCGTTTATCTAAAACGTAAGTATACAGAGCATCATATAACTGCCGCTTATCTGGATCGGGATCATCCATAGAAAGATTCAGCAAATCTTTTGGTCCGAGTTTCTCTGCTTCTTCAATTAATTTTGCCAACATCTTCTCGCTGTCCATAACTTCCTCCAATTTATATCAATTCTACCAGTTAACAGTTTTATGGTAAACTAACCCTAATAACGAGGAGGGTTTCAGTCGAATATGCCAAAATACTCAAAAAAGAACTGATCCTATTCAAAAAAAGATTTGGTGGGACTGAAAGAGAAAAAGTTGATGCAATTATGGAGAAATACAATCGTAATTTTTCGATTCTCCAAAGTAAAGGAACGGTTAGATAATTAAAAACTGTTTTTAATTACGTTGCAAGTGAAGCCAATCACAAACAGCGACTCTTAGTTGGTCTCGATCAAGATACGAGCTCTAGTGATCAATCCTAGAACTCTTTTTTTCTTGTTTTTCTTCAAAATAAGCAACAAAGCCGAATCCAAAAATTGAAACCAGCGCAAAATTTTCATCAAGAAAATTACAGGTTGGAACTTGGTGAAGATCGCTTAAAATCCGCCAAATCAGTGAAAAAATCATCCAAATGGTCACTAATCCCATAAATATATTCGAGTTGTGTTTTAACTTGTTCATCAAAATGATCTCCTTTAATTGATGATACCATTGTAGCAATATTTCTTTATTAGTCGGCGCTAAAAATATTAACGTTCGTTTTTTAAGAATTAACGTCACTAGATCTTTCGATCATTAAAGTCATTTGGAGATTCCCATTTATTAACTCTTTTTCGAAAAACAAGTCGGAATTTTGATCAACTAAATTTCTGACGTTTGCCAATCCAAAGCCTTGATGATTCTTCTTAGTGGTAAACCCATTTTCAAATAACTGATCTAAATTACTTAAATTAGACGCCTGGTTGCTTACAGTAATTTCAATTAAATCAGGAGATTTGATCAAGGCACAAGAGACCTTTTTATCTGTTTCTTTGTCCACGTGTTCAATCGCATTATCCAACAAAATTCCCAGAATCCTGATCACCGTGAGTACCAATTTAGCAGGGACAACAAGCGGTTCTTTGATTTCAAGTTCTAGTTCAATTCCTAATTTCTGGGCCGCAAAAAATTTCTGAACAATTAGTCCCCGGATTGGCTCATTTTGCAAATAATCTAAGTGATTAAGCGCAAAACTGAATTTATGTTCATCCGGCTGCTCTAAAATCAACTGCTGATAATAAGAATTCAGCTGTTCATCGTTTTCGACAACGCTGTTTAACGAGAGCAATAAGTTGTGATAGTCATGTTTAAAGTGGCGCAGCTCTTGATATTGCTGCTCAATATTATTCAAATAATTCTGCAGCTGTTCATTTTGGATCGCCTTGTCCTCTGCAGCACGCCGAGACATATCGAGAAATAAAAATGCCATTAGCTGAACCGATGCGACTCCTAAGAGAATGCTAATAAAAACCATGGTAGTGGTTTCTTTTGGAACAAAATACAAATAAGCCGAAATTGCCATATAACTAGTCCAAATTACCAAAAACGAAATCAAAAGCAGCCAATAGACTCGTCGCTCTAGATTTAGCTTTTGAATTTCACTTACAATTTGATCAAGTGCGGCACGTTTTTTGTGAATCAAAATCGCTATCATCATCAAGGAAATGATTGTCAGAAGTTCAAAAAACAAAATCGAGAAATCAAGATTTTTAATAAATTTCATCATTAGCGGATAAACGATATTTAAAAGAAAATTAAGCGTAAAAGTGATTAATAACGCCAGAAGTCGTTGATTGAAATAGAGATAATCCATCTTTTTATTTTTGATCTTTCGATAGATGATCGGCGCAAAAAACCAGATCAGAACGCTAAAGTACCCCAAAACAACGCTGACCAGAGTATTCAAAATCACCCAAAATAAATGGCGTAACTTAAAATCTTGCCGCAAAAAATCTTCAAAGAGAATCAATTCAAAGAAGTTAAGAAAATATTCTAATAACACTATCTGCCAGGAGATCTCTTCCAAATTACTCGCTCCATTCAAATGTTTATTTCTAATTATACCGGTTTTAACTTAAATTGTCGGTTAACGTTAATCAGGCAAATTTGAACGTTAGTAATAATTCGACTGAACTCCTAAATTCTATGGTACACTTCATTTAGGAGGAATTATCCATGATCATTATTACTGGCAAGACCGTTGCAAAATTCTGGGGCATCGTTTGTGCTGCCATCGGAATTATTGGCTTAATCTTAACAAGGGAACTCTCTTTTGTGTCAATACTTATACCTAGCTGTTGGCTCTGTATTTTATCAAATACCCTTGACGACTCTAAAGAAAAAGCTGACGCAATGAGAAAAATCGCTCGACGCCAGGATGATCGCTAAGTTGTGATTGATATCACCTTCTTTTAAAGATTATTCGATAGTAAACTTTCATCGTTAATTTACCCATTAAGCGATACATCAGCGCAAAAGTAATTAACACGCCTAAACCGATCAACATGAAATTCAACTTGCTTTTGAGCCCCCAGTTTGATAGCACTCTTTGGATAAAAGGCAGTGCAAATAAAAGATGAATCATCGCCGTTGCCAGCGGCAAGTAAAATAGGACCCGCAGCTGGCTGACGATGTTTTTTTTGATTTCACTTTGGGCAAGACCAACGCGCAATAAAGTTTGATAGCGTAACACATCTTCAAAAGCCTCACTTAGCTGTTTATAGTAAAGAATCAAGAACGTAATTAACACGAAAGCACTCCCACATAATATTCCAATAAATAATAATCCATTCATCATTATTCTAATATTATCTTTGGTCACAGCTTTTGATTGAACATTGATCCCGTCGGGTAAATTATTAAACAACGCTAGCTGCTTTTGATCGCTGCCTTTTAACGTCAAAAAGTGCTGCGTCTCATCTGTTTTTTCTTTCATTGCAAAAATCAAATAAATTGTATCATGACCAACTTGCCACTTAACATTAGGAAATTTACGAAAAACTCGCTTGACCCGAAATTCTTGGTTATCAATTTTCAAAGATGACCCTTCATAGCCATCCTCTTTTACTATGATAACTTCATTGGGCGTCAATTTTTCAGTAGTTTTCGCCATTCGATTAAAATCCGCCAACAAGACACCGTGGACATCATAATGATGCAGTCCGATCACATCCATCAAAATGGGCGTCATCTTTAAAATATCGTGTGTTTTGATCTCGACTCCAGATTTTTGGGCCGCCGCATAAATGATTGGCGTGGGATCCGACTGATTGTTGCCGACAGTATATTGTAGATCTACCGGGCTTTGAGCAGTGATCATTTGATTTTGCCCCAAAAATAGTGCCACTGTCGAGATAACTGTCACCAAAGTCATCGTAATCAAGATAGTAATCGAAGCCAGACCAGCGCCATTTTGCTTCATGCGGGTCAACAAATTCCCAATTCTAATAAAGTGCTGGGGCCGATAATAATAAGATCTCCTGCCCCTTAAAAATTTCAAAACAAAAATACTGCCTGCAATAAAAATAAAATAAGTACCAACGATGACCAGCATCACCGCAATAAAGAAATATTGAATCGCATCAATCGGATCTTTGAGCGTTACAGCAAGATAATAACCTAAGATGATCGACCAAAATCCGAAAATCAACATGAACCAGCGAGTCTTGGGCTCCCGTTGATCAACAATTGCGGGAGTCAATGGATTGTGGCGTTGAATCCAAATTAAATCCAGAAAAAACAAAAAAATAAAGATTAGCACAACAGCAAGATCAGCAATCATAAACGCTTGCAAACTTAGACCAAACCCACGTTTTAAAGTAATTTTAAGCATCCGGGCAACCACTAAGTACCCTAGGCGCGCAAAACTCAAACTACCAATTGTTCCCAGCAAAAGCGTTAAACCAAGGCAAAGTATTTTTTCAAAAAAGAACATTTTAGACATTTCTCTTTTGCTAAATCCGATCACGCTAAAAAGTCGTAATTGTTGGCTGCGATAGTTTAGAGTATAACTGTTAGCATACCAAGCAATCAAAACTGTCATGAGAAGCATCACGATGCCACCAAAAATAAAACAACCCCCTCGTACTCTGGGCTCCCATTCCACTAACTAAAATCGAGTTATCAAAACAAATATTGAGTATTACCAAACTTACCATCATCATTGTACTCACCGTAATGATAAAAGGCAGATAAATATTAGCAAATTGACGCAAATTATTTTTTGCAAGTTTTGCGTAAAATTTCACAAACTCTCCTCTTTTAAAAGTGCTGATCTGCTTCGCCCAACATCGCCGTCAACGTTTCGCTGATTTTGGTCAAGAATTGAAGTTGCGTTAAGTTGCCCCGATATAACTGATGGAAAATGATTCCGTCACGGATAAAAAGCACCCGCTTACTATGACTCGCCGCTACCGCACTATGAGTTACCATCAAAGTCGTTTGACCTGCTTGATTAAGTTCTTCCAGCAAATTCAAAAGTTCAGCAGAAGTTCTTGAATCAAGTGCCCCCGTCGGCTCATCGGCCAATAAAAGCTCAGGGTTCGTAATAATAGCGCGCGCTGCTGCCACTCGCTGTTGCTGTCCGCCCGAAAGTTCATAAGGATGTTTATTCAACACTTCACTTAACCCCAACTTCGGCGCAATTTCAGCTAAACGAGTATTCATTAATGATAGCGGCTTTTTTGCTAGAACTAACGGAAGATAAATATTATCCTGCACGTTAAAGGTATCCAATAAATCAAAATCTTGAAAAATAAAACCTAAGTGTTCACGCCGAAATTTTGCCCGTTCATCCTCTTTAACCTGGTTTAAATCCTGTCCATTTAAAGTAATCGTTCCCGCAGTTGGATCATCTAGCGTTGCAATCAAATTTAAAAGTGTACTCTTCCCTGCACCAGATTCGCCCATAATTGCCACAAATTCATTGTCTGCAACCTCAAAACTAATTCCTTTTAACACCCGTTCAGCACGAGTTTTAAGCATGCTGTAGTAAGTTTTTTCAACATTTCTTAATTTCAGCAAAATTCCACCTACTCTGCAATCCAAGCACGCTGAGGGAAATGAATTGAAATTTCAGTTCCTGTGCCTACCGTTGAAGTTGCCGTCATTTTTAGACCGAGCTTCAAAGCAATTTGGTTACTTAAATATAGCCCCAAACCACTGGCTTTCTGATTTTCGCGTCCGTTATATCCTGAGTATCCCTGTTCAAAAATTCGGGGCAAATCCTCAGGCAAAATTCCGATTCCCGTATCGGAGAAAATTATGGCGTCACCCTTAGCGTAGATTTTGATTTCCCCTTCTGGCGTATATTTGATTGAATTAGTTAATACCTGTTCAAAAATAAATTTCAGCCACTGCGAATCACTGACCACCGTCGGTAAATCGAGAACTTTAACTCGCAAATCCTTAGCAATAAACAATTTAGCCAGGTCGCGCACCGTCTCTTGGACAAGTACTGTTAGATTGACACTTCTCAACACCAGATCCGTATTAACTGTCGTTAACTTCAAATAATTAAGCATCACTCGCAGGTAGCGGTCAATTTTTTCAACTTCCAAACGAGCTCCTACTTGATCGACCGGATTAACTTGGAGCAAAAGATCAAGTGCTGTTAGTGGCGTCTTAATTTGGTGCGTCCACAGCTGCAGTGTTTCGTATGTATCTGTTTGAACTTCAACTAATTGCGTCTTTAACTGATCAAGTTCACTAGATTCACGGTGCAATAATTCTTGATAAATTTGGGCAAGCGAGTCGTTTGTTTCGGGTAACGCCGTTAAATCGATTATTGGAGAATTTTGTTGTTGTTTAAGTTTTTGACAATGACGTTTAAAATTCATAAAATCGATCACCCACAAAATAAACACTGGCCAAAATCCAACAAAAATTGTATTAAAAAGCAGCTCGTTTGACTTAGCTAATAACTCGGTCATCAAGGCGGCGATTGCTAATAAGATTAAGGGACCAGCAATGACCAGCCAATTACTTTTGAGATACAATTTAATCATTTTGTCCTACCAATTCTAATTTATACCCTGCGCCTTTTACTGTTACCAACTGATCGGCTAACCCGATGGCGCTAACTTTTTTGCGCAGTCGATTGACTGTCACCGCCAGTGTATTGCGATCAATAAAATCATCGCCTTCCCATAATTTTTTGATCATTTCTTCCCGGCTCACGAGCTGGTCGGATTTTTCAAATAACAACCCGAGTAGCTTGGTTTCAATAGGCGAAAGACTGACGCTGCCTTTAGCATTGCTTAATCTATTATCTGAAATCTCCAGTACGTAACCGCCTTTTTGGAGACTAGTTTCAGAGATTTGATATTGATAAACGCGCCGCAGCGACCCTTGAATTTTTGCCAACAAAACTGTCAATTCGATTGGTTTCGCCAAGAAATCATCTGCTCCCAAGTTCATCGCCATCACTAAGTTCGGATCATCTCCCGCACTAGTCAAGAAAATCACTGGCACTTTGGAAGTTTTGCGAATCTCTTCAAGCCAATGAAACCCGTTAAAATGCGGCAACATCAAGTCCATGATCACTAAATCTGGATCAAAAAAATCAAACTCTTTATCAATTGCGTTAAAATGTTGTGCTGTCTTCACTTCATAACTTTGTCCAGCCAAGAAACTTTGAATCGTCTTAGCGATCACTGTATCATCTTCAACCAGCAAGATTTTATTATGCATGGGCGCCTCCTTGCATTATTGTATCAATTAATTCCTCGATTGATAAAAATTTTTATCTTTCGAAAGCTCAATTATCGTTTGTAATTTCTGCAATAACTTTTAAGTTTTGCAAAGTCGCAGTTGTTTACATTTAGAACCGAAACCAAATTGTTTTAATTTTATAAGCGTTAAATTTTCAAATATTTGGTTTTAGAGGAAGATAACGGAACAAAATAATTTCTCCTATGCTGACTATCACGCGTTCCGTAGAAATTTTCAACCCGTGAATCTAATTCACAAAGCTCAAAAACATATTCATATAGTCCGAATGTTAGATTTGATTTCAAACTTTTCTCCTAAAAAAAGCCACAATGCATATGATACATTGTGGCTTTTAAACTTTTTCACTTAACGGTAACCCGCTTTTATTACAATTATTTTTTTGCAACTAATCAAGGGAAAACCCCTAAAGCCACTCATGATAGCGCTTCAAATAAAATACTTTAACCAACTCAACAGTCAAAAGATAGCCTGCAGTTAACAAAATAGCTGCAAATGCGTAGTTTCCCGGTAATCTTCCAAACTCAAAAGCAACTCTTAGCGGCGTCGTGATCACGATGAGTCCTGCCGCAACTGCCAAAAGCGTCGCTAAAATTACTGTGTTGGAAGCATGTCGACTAAAGCTCGGAACTTTTTGCGTCCGGAAAATATAGACCACTAAAGTTTGGGTCAAAAGACCCACGACAAACCAGCCTGCTTGAAAATCGTGCTGCCAAGCAGGATTTCCAGCATGAGCGCCAATCCCAAAGGCGAACCACAAAGTGACAAATGTTAGAATATCGAAGATCGAACTCAGTGGACCAAAAATCACCGTAAACCGAAATAGCCCTTTTAAGCGCCAAGGTGTGGGCTCCATCAAAGTTTCTTTATCAACATTATCCCAAGGAATCGACATCTGCGAGGTATCATAGATCAAATTCTGCACCAAAAGTTGAACAGATAACATCGGTAAGAAGGGCAAAAAGATACTTGCAATCAGAACCGATAAGGCATTTCCAAAATTTGATGAAATTGTCATTTTAATATATTTCATCGTGTTAGCGTAAACCTTGCGTCCTTCAATAATTCCGGTTTCTAACACTAATAAGCTTTTTTCAAGCAGCACAATGTCAGAAACATCTTTAGTTATATCGGCTGCATTCTTCACGCTGATTCCAACATCCGCCTGCCTCAAAGCGGGTGCATCATTGATCCCATCGCCCATAAATCCGACAGTATTACCATAACTGCGCATCACTTTGATAACTCTGGCCTTCTGTTCAGGGCTGAGCTTGACAAAGAGATCGTGACTCTGAACTGTATCAAGAAGTGCTTGATCATCAAGCTGATCAATTTCGTGTCCCCAAACGACGTCCAAATTGTCGATTCCGACGTCATCTGCCACGTGTTGGGTAATAATTGCATTATCCCCGGTCAGAATTTTAACTTTGACTCCGTGCTCCCGCAAAAGTTTGATCGCTTTTTCGGCATCTTTTTTCGGCGGATCCAAAAATCCTAGAAATCCTGCGATCGTCATGTCCTTTTCATCTTCAACGGTGTAATCATTGTTCCGGTGCAGATCCATCCGATACGCAATCATCAAAACTCGCATCCCTTGCTCATTTAATTCGCG of Xylocopilactobacillus apicola contains these proteins:
- a CDS encoding ABC transporter substrate-binding protein yields the protein MRKKLLIGLSLVSLLALGGCSANSKESTSKVKHVGVLQLVQHPSLDKSYTGFKKGLKEGGYVEGKNVKFDYQNAQNSQDNLKSMSDKLVKDRPDLLLGIATPAAQSLANATTTIPTVVTAVTDLKAAKLVKSNEKPGGNITGTHDMGPIEKQVELLLSIVPKAKKIGIMYNAGESNSKIQADRALKVLKKAGVEAVVKTANSTNDVQQATETLASSTDGIYIPTDNTFASAAEIIGKVAKEKKIPVVAGAVDQVKTGGLATLGIDFEEIGVQTGRMAAKILDGKAKPADIPVEAPKTLKLYVNKEMAQALGINPTSIKAPK
- a CDS encoding Panacea domain-containing protein, translated to MRDVTEYAKFFLKKGLDSEPNTFDGNMKLQKLLFFANFINYAENEKLLFSEKMCAFENGTVIEEVRQKYKNDYNSFKQDAMRFDPDFSQQEYEILNKTIDIFGNLNARELSKLNHEFNFWQKRYQASTNENGYFNKKLSEITTEDFDLEVDKIRQVLKIRQENQQDNQVTELVNGVTFFYDPNEIDVDKIMPQLDFFSMNEADEESYIVSLDDGNLVIM
- a CDS encoding ABC transporter substrate-binding protein, with the protein product MKAKNLMIGLSIAGALLMGGCSNKSSSESTKVKHIGVLQLTQHPSLDKSYEGFKKGLKESGYVEGKNVKFDYQNAQNNQDNLKSMSEKLVKDKPDLLLGISTPASQSLASATTEIPTVVTAVTDLQAAKLVKTNEKPGGNITGAHDMSPVDKQIALLLSIVPKAKKIGIMYNAGESNSKIQADMAVKALKKAGVTPVIKTANSTNDVQQVTETLASSTDGIYVPTDNTFSSAAELSGKIVKEKKIPLVAASIDHVKLGGLATIGIDFEELGVQTGKMAAKILDGKAKPATMPVEDPKSLNLYVNKDMAKALGIDPASIKAPK
- a CDS encoding response regulator transcription factor codes for the protein MFPIYLLEDDEKQRAVYAQTIRNTILINDFAMKLVVEAASTDQLLASINDQYQGLFFLDMEIDGVKEAGLQVAVDIRRELPGAQIVFITTHEELSFLTLERKVAPLDYILKERGLEQLKQNISDDLIKVQQIQASGKYKKENLFTYRIGSRYFSLPLADLIYLKTEKSAPGRVKLRSRTKESEFLGNLNDLAKKYPQLFRCDKSFLVNLDLLESFDSGSRELIFVDGSKAYASIRKSRELVRMMK
- a CDS encoding ATPase, with translation MKKQYIIVAGVNGAGKSTLYGILPELFAGTKRINADEILQELGGDWRNPVDYIRAMREEGRRLHQALANKTSIHFETTLAGAVKAHLNLIEEARKNDFEVTDRLKRSTELMSASKWEVMGSMPIN
- a CDS encoding sensor histidine kinase, which codes for MLLEYFLNFFELILFEDFLRQDFKLRHLFWVILNTLVSVVLGYFSVLIWFFAPIIYRKIKNKKMDYLYFNQRLLALLITFTLNFLLNIVYPLMMKFIKNLDFSILFFELLTIISLMMIAILIHKKRAALDQIVSEIQKLNLERRVYWLLLISFLVIWTSYMAISAYLYFVPKETTTMVFISILLGVASVQLMAFLFLDMSRRAAEDKAIQNEQLQNYLNNIEQQYQELRHFKHDYHNLLLSLNSVVENDEQLNSYYQQLILEQPDEHKFSFALNHLDYLQNEPIRGLIVQKFFAAQKLGIELELEIKEPLVVPAKLVLTVIRILGILLDNAIEHVDKETDKKVSCALIKSPDLIEITVSNQASNLSNLDQLFENGFTTKKNHQGFGLANVRNLVDQNSDLFFEKELINGNLQMTLMIERSSDVNS